TGAGTATATCGCAGTGCTATCCCATGTGCCAGAGGCATTATGGCCGAATCGCTTGGATTACCCGACGCTCTTTCGCGACTTCAACTTCGGCTTCGGCATCGACTGCGCGCAGCCACAGTAGTTCTGCCGATACATCCCCATCGCACGAGATCTTTCGACCGCTGAGCGATGCCTGTCAGTCATGTCGCTATAAACGAAAGGTATGCCGAAGCGCTTCGAAGCCATCTCTCCTGCCGCTGCGATATCCCCCTGATTCTGGTAGGGACTCACTGCAAGCGTCGTCGCGAATACGTCGAACACATTGTCTCGGGCGAACTTCGCTGCACCGGCGAGGCGCAGCATGTAGCATTCCTTGCAGCGATTGGTTTCATCCGAGCCGACGGCCTCGATCCACTGCAGTGGCCTGTAACCAGGGTCGTGAATCAGAATCGAGTGTGCATCGGCGTACTTTTGCAGCGCCTCGCGCCGGAGTTCATGCTCGGCTGTGGGATGGATGTTGGGGTTGAAGAAGAAAACCTCGACCTCGAATGAGTCGGACCAAATATCCAGAGGTTCCAATAAACATGGACCACAGCATGCGTGAAGGAGAAGTCGCTGTTTCATCTCAGACCCCTATCCGGCGAAAACCGCCGAAAGCAACAAGTAGGCCCCTACCGACAAGAACAGTATGCCAGCGATCCACGAAACCAGACGGACCGGGAGCCGCTTGCCCATCGTCCGGCCGACCACCAGGGCCAACAGATTGACCGCGAGCAGTCCGG
Above is a window of Actinomycetota bacterium DNA encoding:
- a CDS encoding epoxyqueuosine reductase QueH, translating into MEPLDIWSDSFEVEVFFFNPNIHPTAEHELRREALQKYADAHSILIHDPGYRPLQWIEAVGSDETNRCKECYMLRLAGAAKFARDNVFDVFATTLAVSPYQNQGDIAAAGEMASKRFGIPFVYSDMTDRHRSAVERSRAMGMYRQNYCGCAQSMPKPKLKSRKSVG